The following are encoded together in the Thalassolituus oleivorans MIL-1 genome:
- a CDS encoding DUF11 domain-containing protein — MRLLTTLLLLLPLSVFAQVNLNTEVFLVAPVTQADGSVVEEWQDAGTIAPGDKIGYRITYTNTGSEAVSGVVINNPVPENTTYVANSANGQAATITYSVDGELFARMQDLKVDEDGQLRPARAQDINQIRWVLQQAVAAGKSGSVEFKVRVN; from the coding sequence ATGCGCTTATTAACGACTTTGCTGTTACTACTGCCGTTATCCGTTTTTGCTCAGGTTAACTTGAACACGGAAGTGTTTCTGGTTGCACCTGTGACTCAAGCCGATGGCAGTGTTGTGGAAGAATGGCAGGATGCTGGAACCATCGCCCCTGGCGATAAAATCGGCTACCGGATCACTTACACCAACACAGGCAGTGAAGCCGTTAGTGGCGTAGTGATTAATAACCCTGTGCCCGAAAACACCACGTACGTGGCAAATAGTGCAAACGGTCAAGCTGCAACCATCACCTACTCGGTAGACGGTGAGCTGTTCGCTCGTATGCAAGATTTGAAAGTGGATGAGGATGGGCAATTACGCCCAGCTCGAGCCCAAGATATCAACCAAATCCGTTGGGTCCTACAGCAAGCAGTTGCTGCCGGAAAAAGTGGTTCGGTTGAGTTTAAGGTTCGCGTTAATTAA